CCGACAAATACATCTTGATGTATGATGTATATGGCAAAGGAAAATATCAATTTTGCATCTCTGATGATTTGGATCGTTTTAAAGTTATTGATCATGAAATTGATATGGATTTCCATCCAAGACATGGTACCATTATCCCCGTTTCCAGACAAGAACTACTTGATCTGACCAGCAAATGGGGAAAACCGAAAGACATGCAATTTACATTTAGAAAGAATCCAGTTTTGGATGGTTTTTATGCTGATCCGGATGTACTTTATTCCAATAAAACCAAAAGATACTACATATACCCCACGAGCGATGGTTTTGACGGTTGGGGCGGCTATTATTTTAAGACCTTTTCGTCCCCGGACCTCAGCAAGTGGAAAGACGAGGGGGTGATTTTGGACCTGAAAAAAGATGTTGCCTGGGGACCTAGAAATGCGTGGGCACCAACAATTACGGAAAAGAAAGTTAAGAACGACTATAAATACTATTATTATTTCACGGCGGCGCAAAAGATAGGCGTTGCGGTAGCAGATTTGCCGACAGGTCCTTTTAAGGATTCGGGAAAACCATTGATAGATTTTAAACCTGAAGGTGTAAAAGGTGGTCAGGAGATAGATCCTGCAGCGTTTAACGATCCAAAATCTGGTAAAAGCTACCTATATTGGGGAAATGGCTATCTAGCCGTAGCTGAACTCAACAAGGACATGGTTAGCATCAAAAAAAACACTGTAAAAGTCATAACTCCCGATAAGACGTTTCGCGAAGGTGCATATGTAGTCTACCGTAAAGGCCGCTATTATTTCTTTTGGTCAGAAGACGATACACGGAGTGAAAATTATCGGGTACGTTATGGAACAGCCACTTCCCCCGATGGACCGATCACTGTTCCGGAAAATAATCTAGTCTTACAAAAAGATCCTGCAAAGGGGATATATGGAACAGGACATAATTCTATTTTGCAGATTCCAGGGAAAGATGAATGGTATATTGTTTACCATCGTTTTAATTATCCCAAAGGTATCGATATGGGTGACGCTGCAGGATTTAATCGCGAGGTGTGTATGGATCGGTTGTATTTTGACGATGAGGGCCATGTAATACCAGTAGTTCCCACGCTTTAATCACTAAACCAAATCTACATATAAATAAAATGAAAAGAATAATAAGAAAGTTGGCCGTTTTAGCGATCTCCAGCTATATAGGTATCCATACCCTATATGCACAGCCCGGGTTTGGCATCGCCGAACGCGTAAACTCAGACTGGCGCTTCCATTTGGGGGACATGGAGATAAAAGCGGTAACGGAAATGAATCGCGTTGGATGGCAACAGGTGAGTTTGCCACATGATTGGAGTGTAAAATACCCGTTAAGTCCTAATTTAGCCAGTGCGACAGGATATTTGCCCGGCGGCATAGGATGGTACAGCAAACAATTGACGATACCCGCAGACGATCAAGGTAAAAAGATTTTTATCTATTTTGAGGGAGTGTACAACCGAAGTGAAGTCTTTATCAATGGTAAATCTGTTGGCAAAAGGCCTAATGGTTATGTATCCTTTTCTTACGATATTACGCCATACATTGAGTTTGGCAAAGAAAATACCATAGCCGTTAGGGTAGACCATAGCCAAAGCGCCGATTCGCGGTGGTATACTGGGTCTGGAATCTATCGGGATGTATGGATTGTTAAGGCCAATCCGCTGCATATCGACCAATGGGGTGTGTACGCCTATCCAGAAATGAAAGGCGGAAAGGGAATTTTAAATACCGAAGTAACTGTGGTCAATAGCGCTGCAGCATCTTCTGCAATTGCAGTCGAGCAGCAGTTGATTGACATGACAGGCCGTATTGTTGCAAAAAAAACGCAAAAAGTACAGGTCGGTGCCACTGATAAGGCAACCGTACAACAGCAGTTGACCGTGTCGAACCCCAAGCTATGGAGTTTGGATCAACCCCAACAGTATACCTTACGGACAATTGTGACGCAAAATGGCCAGCAGATCGATCGGTCGGAGGTGAAAACTGGTTTCAGAGCATTCACGTTCGATGCGAACAAAGGGTTTGCTTTAAATGGAGAGTGGATGAAGGTAAAAGGAGTGTGTTTGCACCACGACGCTGGCGTATTGGGCGCTGAAGTGTATCCAGAAGTATGGCGTCGACGTCTCCTAACCTTAAAATCACTGGGAGTCAATGCTATTCGTACAAGTCATAATCCGCAGGCATCTTCGTTGTATGCACTATGTGACGAGCTTGGTCTTTTGGTGATGGATGAAGCTTTCGATGAATGGGAATTTCCAAAAAGAAAATGGTTGCAGGGATGGAATTTTGGTACGCCCGGCTTTCAAGGATCATACGACTTTTTTGAATCCTGGGGAGAGCAGGATCTTGCTGACATGGTCAAAAGAGATCGCAATCACCTTTCGATTTTTGCGTGGAGTATAGGCAATGAAGTGGATTATCCAAATGATCCTTATTCACATCCTATTCTTAACGGAGAAAAGAAAGAGGGGGGCTTTACACAAGCTTCGTATGGGGGCTACAAAAAGGATGCACCCGATGCGATGCGGTTGGGTGATATTGCCAAACGCTTGGTCGCGGTTGTAAAAAAGTACGATAAAAGTAGAGCGGTTACAGCAGGGCTTGCCGGGGTAGCGATGTCGAATGAAACCGCCTATCCAGCCGCACTTGACATCGCTGGATACAATTATACAGAAAGCCGTTATCAACTGGATCATCAATGCTTTCCTGAACGCGTTATTTTCGGCAGCGAAAATAGACATGATCTTTCTGCTTGGTTAGCGGTACGTGACAATGCGCATATTTTTGGTCAATTTCTATGGACAGGAATCGATTATCTCGGCGAATCCGGACGTTGGCCTTCCCGGGGATTCTATTCGGGACTGCTAGATTTTGCGGGATTTGTCAAACCGAGAGGTTATTATCGCCAATCGCTGTGGTCGGATAAACCTATGGCTTATTTGGGAACCTATCCATTGAAGGGCGGAGCAACGACTACCGATGTCTGGTCTGCATTGGAATCCGAACAGGGGCAACGGAAAAATGAAGCGCCCTCCATGGATGCCTGGCCAATTTGGAACTATCAGGAGGGACAGCAAATCAGGGTGGTCTGTTACACCAATAGCCCTCAGGCGCGATTGGAGCTCAATGGTAAAGTTGTTGGCGAAGAGAAAAATTACGATGAGAAGACAGGTATCATCTTTTGGGATATTCCCTATGCAGCTGGTAAACTAGAGGTTGTTGGTCTGGACACGAATAAAAAAGAAGTTGTTCGGCATGCGATTCAATCCAGCGAGAGGCCCGCAGTTATTCAAGCTGTCATGTTGGGTAATCAGCAAGTCGAAGTAGGTGGAGTGATCCAGATTGCTTTGCAGATCCTGGATGAAAAGGGCGTTCCTGTCTTAATATCTGAGGATGAAATTACATGTGACATCGTGGGGAATGCGCGTCTACTTGGAATGGAAGGAGGAAATAATGCCGACATGGGCGATTATACAGATAATAAACAGCGGGTATATCATGGTAAAATGATTGCTTATGTTCAGGCTTTGGGTAAATCTGGAGAAACGGTCGATGTACGTTTTACCGCATCTTGGTTGAAAACAGCAACGGTCAAATGCCGGATCAAATAAAGAATAAATAAAGTTTACGAAATAAGTAAGTCAATCGATTACCAAGCGTTTAATCTTGGGAATAAAAAGAGCATAGGAAAAACCTTCCATGCTCTTTTTTATTTCAGCGCTTTATCCGTAACTACTTCTTTATAAAATAACGTAATCCAACATTATTAAATAAAAAAAATTATTAAATACTTTTTTTATTGTAAATTTTATTATTAATTTAGCTTCACTATAAATCTAAAGACTGACTCAATTATATCCATGCGTTTAATCATATGCCTTTTATGTGCCGTTGGTACAATGTTGGCCAAAGGACAAGAGCTTTATACGTTACAGTCTGCTCATCTTTCTGGAGTAGATTCTGGCTACGTTTATACACCAAAGATGAAGCCGGACAACCGTGCCTTACCTGTTGTATATGTGTTGCATAGCCATGGGGCGAATTATAAAAGCCTGTCAAGATTTATCGATTTTCAGGCATTGAGCGATCAATATGGCTTTGTCGTTGTATGCCCTGATGGTCTTCGGACGAGCTGGTTTTTAGACAGTCCACAAAAAGGCGGAGCACAATTTGGTCGGTTCCTGACAGGGGAATTAATGCCTTACATACAGGGCAAATATCATACGGATCGGGACAACTCATTTATTACGGGTGTGAGCATGGGGGGGCATGGTGCACTTTGGCTCTTTTTTAACTATCCATCATTTTTTAAAAGTGCTGGTAGCAGTTCGGGAGTCGTCAATCTGAGACATTCGGCTTTCAAGAAGACAAGTCTAGCACAACATTTAGGGCAATACAGCGATCAAAATCCATTATTCGATCGTTTTAGTGTCATCCATAATGTCCATAAGATCGTAGGGACTGAAAAGACATTTATTTTTGATTGTGGTACTGAAGATTACCTATATGGGGCCAATAAGTCCCTTCGGGATAGCTGTGATGTACTCAAGATCAAAGCCACTTATATTGCTCAGCCCGGCGCTCATACCTCTGGCTATTGGGCTAAAACCATTCCGGTTCATTTCGCTTATTTTAATCGTCTGATCCATTAATCGATAACCTATGTTTTATTCACCTTATACTGATCCTTTAGTCCGACAACAAAACCGTGTATCTCTGGTTCTTACGTCGGTATTTGGCGCGTATTTTTCAAATTATTTACTGCAATTAACTTCATATGAATTGGTTTAAATCTTTTTTTTCTATTTTATTGGTTTCTGTCACGCTCTCCTCGCAGGGGCAGGCTGTTGCTTCATACGATGTATTGATTGCTGGGGGAGGCGCAAGCGGTGTTTCTGCGGCTTTGCAGGCTGCCCGTTTGGGAAGTAAGGTCCTTGTGGTGGAAGAGACAAGCTGGTTGGGTGGTATGCTCACTGCCGCTGGGGTCTCCGCTATTGACGGTAACCATCGTATGCCTTCGGGAATATGGGGCGAATTTAGGGCAGAGCTTTATGCCTATTATGGTGGTCCAAAGGCCGTGGAAACAGGCTGGGTAAGCAATACGCTATTTGAACCTTCGGTCGGTAACCGTTTGCTAAAAAAGATGGTTGGAGCCGAAAAAAATATTGACGTTTGGTATAAAAGTACCCTTTTAGACCTGAAAAAACAGGCTAAAGGCTGGACCGTTGCCATTGAACAGGAAGGAAAAAAGAAAACCGTAAACGCTTCTATTTTAGTCGATGCGACGGAATTGGGTGATCTCTTGCCGCGTGCGGGTGTTGCTTACAGCATCGGTATGGATAGCCGCTACGATACGAAAGAAGAATTTGCCCCCGAAAAGGCCAATTCAATAATTCAAGACCTTACTTATGTCGCTATTCTGAAAGACTATGGTGCTGATCCAAAGAGATTGCTAAAGAAACCTCAGGGTTATGATCCTAAAGAATTTGAACATGCCTGTGATGTTAAAGATCCTGCTTCACACAGTGATACGCCTATCATCAATTGTGATCAAATGATTACCTATGGGAAATTGCCGAATGGAAAATACATGATAAACTGGCCTAAAGATGGAAATGATATCTACCTGAATATTATCGAAATGTCGCCAAAGGCGAGGGCTTTGGAGTTGCAAAAGGCGAAAGATCATACCTTACGTTTTGTATATCATCTTCAAAATCAGCTTGGTTTTAAAAACTTGGGGCTTGCCGATGATGAATATGATACAGCCGATAAACTTCCCTTTATTGCTTATCATCGCGAGTCTAGACGCGCTAAGGGCTTGGTCCAGTTGACATTGCCCTATGTGCAGCGTCCTTATGAGCAGGAGCTGCCTTTATACCGCACTGGTGGGATAGTAGGCGACTATACCATCGATCATCATCACCTGAAGAACCCGAATGCACCCAAAATCGATTTTGTTAAGATTCGGGTACCTTCTTATAATGTGCCCCTTGGAAGTTTGATTCCTGAGAAAGTAACGGATTTTATCGTTGCTGAAAAAAGCATCAGTGTGAGCAATATTGTGGCTGGAGCCACCCGCCTTCAGCCAGTGGTATTGGGTATTGGTCAAGCTGCCGGAGTACTTGCAGCGCTGTCCGCAAAACAAGGTGTAAGCCCCAAAGAACTTTCGTTGCGACAAGTGCAACAAGTACTTTTGGATAATCATGCCTATCTCATGCCCTTTATCGATGTTGATCCAAAAGATAGCCTTTTTCAGGCAATCCAACGTATTGGAGCAACAGGTATTCTTAAAGGCAGAGGTGTGCCATACAAATGGGCCAATCAGAC
The genomic region above belongs to Sphingobacterium zeae and contains:
- a CDS encoding FAD-dependent oxidoreductase, encoding MNWFKSFFSILLVSVTLSSQGQAVASYDVLIAGGGASGVSAALQAARLGSKVLVVEETSWLGGMLTAAGVSAIDGNHRMPSGIWGEFRAELYAYYGGPKAVETGWVSNTLFEPSVGNRLLKKMVGAEKNIDVWYKSTLLDLKKQAKGWTVAIEQEGKKKTVNASILVDATELGDLLPRAGVAYSIGMDSRYDTKEEFAPEKANSIIQDLTYVAILKDYGADPKRLLKKPQGYDPKEFEHACDVKDPASHSDTPIINCDQMITYGKLPNGKYMINWPKDGNDIYLNIIEMSPKARALELQKAKDHTLRFVYHLQNQLGFKNLGLADDEYDTADKLPFIAYHRESRRAKGLVQLTLPYVQRPYEQELPLYRTGGIVGDYTIDHHHLKNPNAPKIDFVKIRVPSYNVPLGSLIPEKVTDFIVAEKSISVSNIVAGATRLQPVVLGIGQAAGVLAALSAKQGVSPKELSLRQVQQVLLDNHAYLMPFIDVDPKDSLFQAIQRIGATGILKGRGVPYKWANQTWFYPEHRISEVDLIDGMRSYYPAADKVAGSGADVTAGFFAALLLQVDPTLDKDKIWSVIAAKENQVLTRAQVAVVLDDILKPFERPVDFTGQFITTKN
- a CDS encoding family 43 glycosylhydrolase → MRLTLITFLLMNIVAAVYAQEYKYGPAEKDFAGYLFAYFKGNAVADEAVCFAISTDGYTYRALNDNQPILDSKVISKTGGVRDPHILRGDDGKTFYMVLTDMTSSKGWDSNRGMVLLKSQDLVHWSHQTIDIQQRFKGQEALKRVWAPQTIFDPSVGKYMVYWSMQHGNNPDIIYYAYANKEFTDFESDPKVLFLPKNGKSCIDGDIIEKNGLFYLFYKTEGHGNGIKLAITDSLTSGRWIEQPGYKQQTKDAVEGSSVFKINQSDKYILMYDVYGKGKYQFCISDDLDRFKVIDHEIDMDFHPRHGTIIPVSRQELLDLTSKWGKPKDMQFTFRKNPVLDGFYADPDVLYSNKTKRYYIYPTSDGFDGWGGYYFKTFSSPDLSKWKDEGVILDLKKDVAWGPRNAWAPTITEKKVKNDYKYYYYFTAAQKIGVAVADLPTGPFKDSGKPLIDFKPEGVKGGQEIDPAAFNDPKSGKSYLYWGNGYLAVAELNKDMVSIKKNTVKVITPDKTFREGAYVVYRKGRYYFFWSEDDTRSENYRVRYGTATSPDGPITVPENNLVLQKDPAKGIYGTGHNSILQIPGKDEWYIVYHRFNYPKGIDMGDAAGFNREVCMDRLYFDDEGHVIPVVPTL
- a CDS encoding sugar-binding domain-containing protein, with the protein product MKRIIRKLAVLAISSYIGIHTLYAQPGFGIAERVNSDWRFHLGDMEIKAVTEMNRVGWQQVSLPHDWSVKYPLSPNLASATGYLPGGIGWYSKQLTIPADDQGKKIFIYFEGVYNRSEVFINGKSVGKRPNGYVSFSYDITPYIEFGKENTIAVRVDHSQSADSRWYTGSGIYRDVWIVKANPLHIDQWGVYAYPEMKGGKGILNTEVTVVNSAAASSAIAVEQQLIDMTGRIVAKKTQKVQVGATDKATVQQQLTVSNPKLWSLDQPQQYTLRTIVTQNGQQIDRSEVKTGFRAFTFDANKGFALNGEWMKVKGVCLHHDAGVLGAEVYPEVWRRRLLTLKSLGVNAIRTSHNPQASSLYALCDELGLLVMDEAFDEWEFPKRKWLQGWNFGTPGFQGSYDFFESWGEQDLADMVKRDRNHLSIFAWSIGNEVDYPNDPYSHPILNGEKKEGGFTQASYGGYKKDAPDAMRLGDIAKRLVAVVKKYDKSRAVTAGLAGVAMSNETAYPAALDIAGYNYTESRYQLDHQCFPERVIFGSENRHDLSAWLAVRDNAHIFGQFLWTGIDYLGESGRWPSRGFYSGLLDFAGFVKPRGYYRQSLWSDKPMAYLGTYPLKGGATTTDVWSALESEQGQRKNEAPSMDAWPIWNYQEGQQIRVVCYTNSPQARLELNGKVVGEEKNYDEKTGIIFWDIPYAAGKLEVVGLDTNKKEVVRHAIQSSERPAVIQAVMLGNQQVEVGGVIQIALQILDEKGVPVLISEDEITCDIVGNARLLGMEGGNNADMGDYTDNKQRVYHGKMIAYVQALGKSGETVDVRFTASWLKTATVKCRIK
- a CDS encoding alpha/beta hydrolase, translating into MRLIICLLCAVGTMLAKGQELYTLQSAHLSGVDSGYVYTPKMKPDNRALPVVYVLHSHGANYKSLSRFIDFQALSDQYGFVVVCPDGLRTSWFLDSPQKGGAQFGRFLTGELMPYIQGKYHTDRDNSFITGVSMGGHGALWLFFNYPSFFKSAGSSSGVVNLRHSAFKKTSLAQHLGQYSDQNPLFDRFSVIHNVHKIVGTEKTFIFDCGTEDYLYGANKSLRDSCDVLKIKATYIAQPGAHTSGYWAKTIPVHFAYFNRLIH